CTTTGTCCATTATTTTCTCTATATTTATATTCAATGATAATTTAATTATGCAGAACTCTCTCTTTTCACGCAGAAGTTTATATTTGCCTAAATAATAGTCTTCCTAACAATAAAATAACTTGCAACAATTTAATTTGGATGAACAAAGTTATACTGTACATAATAAAAATAAAAATCGAAACTGGAGGGATATGATTGCGCTTTTTTAAAAAATTCTTCAGTACTAAAAAATCATCTAATATAGACCAGAAAATTGCCAATAAGACATTCACTGATTTAACAATCTCTAAAAATATAGATACAACTAAATCTCATTTAGAGACAGCATTTGAAGACTGTGATGATATTATCTATAGAAAATTAAATCTCTATAGTAAAAATGGTAGAACTCAAATATTACTAGTTTTTTTCAATAACTTAGTAAATTCAAAGGAAGTTAATGACAATATTATTAGACCGCTGAATCATTATGGCTTAGTCAATCAAGAAAATCATCCTATAGAAAATTTTACGTTAGAGATTGCTGAAGAACTGGTTAATGTCAATAATATTAATTACATCCATAGTTTTCAGGAAATTATAGAAGCAATACTGTCTGGAAATACTATATTGTTAATGGATGGTTATACCGATGGATTAGCATTAAATACTATTGGGGGAGATACTAGAAATGTGGAGGAATCTCCTGTAGAAAATATTATTCGAGGTCCAAGAGATAGCTTTGTTGAAAATGTTCATACGAATATAGGTCTTATCCGTCAGAAGATTAAGAGTACTTTCTTAAAGTCAAAAAAACTAGTCATTGGCAATGAAACGCATACAACTGTATCTGTTATTTACATGGAAAATATCGTAAATAAACAGGCTTTAGAAAAACTTATAAGTAAACTAGAAGAAATACAAATTGATGGCATCTTTGAGAGCGGCTATATTGAGCAATATTTAGAGAGTAGCCCCTACTCTCCTTTTCCACAGATGCAAATAACTGAGCGTCCTGATAAGGCCTGTGGTAATTTATTGGAGGGAAGAATAATTGTTTTAGTAGATGGTAGTCCATTGGCTTTAATTTTACCTACATCCTTTTTTCAACTTTTTCAATCTCCTGAGGACTATTATGAAAGGATTCTTTATGGTAATTTTACAAGGATTCTACGTTTTATAGGGTTTATTATTGCTACTTCCTTTCCCTCTATTTATGTGGCATTGATTTCGTTTCATCAACAAATGTTGCCTATGGATTTAATCGTTGATTTATCTAGAACAAGGGCTCAAGTTCCTTTTCCACCAGTAGTAGAAGCGTTATTGATGGAATTTACCATCGAAATATTAAGAGAAGCTAGCGCCCGATTGCCAGGTACGATTGGACAAACAGTGGGGATTGTTGGAGCAATTGTTATAGGAGATGCAGCTATACAAGCCAATTTAGCAAGCCCTACCATGATTATTGTTGTAGCAATTACCGCTCTAGGAAGTTACATTCTACCCCACTATAGCAGTTCCTATGCCCTAAGAATGGTTCGCTTTCCCATGATATTAATGGCGGCTACTTTTGGTGCCTTTGGCATTATTATCGCCTGGAGCTGGGTTATTATCCACCTTTGTAGTCTCGACTCCTTAGGTTATCCATATCTTTCACCTTTGGCCCCCATTGACAGTGATATTAAAAAGGATGCTCTCATCCGCAGCAATCTATGGCGTTTTAAATATCGACCTAAAACTGCCAATAATTCTCACGAATCAAGATGGAGATAAAATGAGACTTCATTCCAGGGAAGTTTTTATTCCCCCTGAATTGTAGCCGAATTTACTTCGAGGATGTAGTGCTTGATCTCTCGCTTGTAGAAGTAGAAGTCTTAGCAATACACAGAAGAATAAAAGGAGTTGTATAAAAAGTGTACCAAAAATATAAAAATGGAGAGATATCCGCCATACAGTCTTTTGTGATAATCCTTAATATCATTGTAGGGTCTGGTATTCTGGGGCTTGCTAGATCAGTAGCTGAAGTCTCTCAACAGGATGCTTGGATTTCTGTGTTGCTTAATGGTTTCTTCATCAGTTTTATCATGATGATCATTGTGTATACCATCAGCAAATTTCCTAAGTATAATTTTCTTCAATATACCTGTTGCTTATTAGGTAAACCTTTAGGATATTTCATTGCTATTGGTTATAGTATCTATGCTTTTCTGGTTACTGCTGTTGTTATCCGTTTTTTGTCCGAGATGGTTTATACTTGGCTTTTGCCTAATACCCCCATCTATATCATAAATTTTATTATTCTCATTACAGCCGTCTACATGACTAGAAACGGATTAACTACACTAGCTAGATTTGCGGAAGTCCTAGTATTTTTACTACTTCCCTTTGCTCTATTGATTTTTATCGGTCTTCCACAGGCTTCTTTGATTAACTTAAGACCCATTGGCGGTTCTGGCATCAGTAATATTTTAAAGGGTATCTTGCCTTCTTTTTTTGCTTTTGCCGGCTATGAAGTTCTTTTAATTTATTATCCTTATATCTCCGACAAGCAAAGGCCTATTATGAAATATGCTGTTATGGCCACCTTGAGCATTACGGTACTTTATACTGCTACTGTTCTATCCCAAATCGCTCTATATGGCCCTCAGGAAATTGCTCAAGTCCTGTATCCATCTATTAATTATTTAACGGCGGTTGATTTTCCTGTTGTTGAAAGGACGGAAATATTTTTTGCGATTTTCTGGACATTTACCGTCTTAGCTACTATTGGGATACAGTATTTAGCTGGTTGTATTGTGTTACAAAGTATTTTTTCCACAAAGAAAACGAACTTCTTTACCTATATTTTTGCTCCTATCATCTATCTCTTATCCCTCTATCCTCAAAACACAGCAGAAGTGGTGGAGATCGGAGAACAGGTTGCAAATTTTAATCTTTTTTTTGGTTTTGTACTTCCATTGACTTTATTCTTTATGTATTTTATTAGAGGGAGGAGAGCCTTATGAGAAAAATAGCTAAGTTACTGGCTATTATACTACTTGTTTTTCCTTTAATAGGCTGCTGGGATTCTACAAATTTAGAGAATCTGTTAATTGTCTATGGATTAGGCATTGACATCAGTCAGGAGAATCCAGAGCAGTATTTTTTTACAATTGGCTTCCCTACCATTATTCCTGAAGCCCCTGAAAATAAACATGAAGTTTCTACAGAGGCCCCCTCTTTGGGCAAGGCCAAGAGTAATTTTCAACAAAAGGTGTACCGTCAAATCTCTTATGATAATATTAGAGTCGTTATCTTTAGTGAAAAGGTGGCAAAAGAAGGGATCATGGTGCATGTTGATGCCATGTTGAGAGAACCACTTTACCGAGGAACCACCAGATTTGCTGTCTTTATTGATAAAGCTGTAGATTTACTTGCTATGGAACCTCCAGTCTCTCTCTTTGTCAGCACCTTTATATTCGACGCTATTGAACAAAATCATCAATCTACTGTAGTACCTATTAGCACCTTGAGAAGTTTTAGTCATGAATATTATAGTGATGGTATTGAACCCTCTATGCCTTTCATTTGTTATGGTGCCGATGATAATGAATTGAACGTGGGCTGTGTTGCTTTATTTCAAGGGGATAAACTCATTGAACGTCTTCGGGGAAGAAATAGCAGAAGTTTTATGCTGCTAAAGGGAGAAATACAGCGAGGAATTTATACCTTTGAACTTATGGGGGGATTTGTTTCTCTTAACCTCAAAGGAGGAAAAAGTAAAATCAAGACAAAAATTATAGATGGAGAGCTCCATATTTTTCAAGATATTTTTATTAATAGTGTGCTAGCAGAACATACCCCAAAACATAACATGCTGGAGAATAATAAAATAGAAGAGCTTGAAACTCAGCTTGCTAGAGAAATCAAAAATGATTTAAAAAACGTTTTAGAGATTTTGCAAAATGAATTAAAGAATGATAATATTGGCTATGGCAAATATGTCAAGGCCAATCACCCTGAATATTTTGATGCCGAAAACTGGAATCATCAATTTTCAAAGGCAATTATCCATATCAATCCTAATGTCAGAATTAGGACCCTTGGTGTTACTCCTTAGTTGGAAAGTTTTAGAATGTGGTAAAACTACGATTCATCTGCTTCTCGTTTAAACAACACAACTGTTTAACTTAAACTTTAAAGAGCCAGTCAAGATGATGCTTATCATCCCAACTGACTCTTGCTTAAACGATAGTTTATACTAGACAATCCTTATACAAAAATGCGGACAGGCAACTGCACAGTACCCACACTGAACACATTTAGACAAATCTATGCAGGCCTTTTCTGATTCATTAAAATAAATGGCATCACTATGACAGGCTTCTATGCATTTGCCGCAGCTAGCGCACATGTGCTGAGGAATCCTAGGATTTTTCTTGCTTTTTATGCTAATAATTCCTTCCAAATCTCTTTCTCCATTGAAATATTTTACATTATACAAAACCTCTTCCTTACTTACCATTCCTATAGAAATAGAAGCTACACCCTCTATAGACCTACTAAAATCCACACTACTGCTGTATTCATCTATGAGTGTCCCCCCACCTAAAACCTTCATAAGATATATTCCTTTACCATTCTGAGTACATAACGCTATGGCTTTTCGCATTTCTTCCACTGATCCACCTATAATACCACGGCCGGCTTTATTTATAATTGGAAAAACTACATCAATTTCCCTTCTAACAGCAGCGGCCTCTACTACTTTGACATTATGGGTTGATATACCTATGGCCTTTATAATTCCCTTAGCTTTATAATCAAGTAAACACTGTAAAGCCCCCTTACGCACCTCAAATACATCAGCCTCTGCCTTCGCTGCATGGAGATGAAAAATGTCAATATCCTCCAAACCCATGGCTTCTAAAGACTCTAGTATAGCTTCTTCCATTTCTTCATATGTAAGCGCTGTGGATTTTGAAGCTATAACAGGACGAGTGCTTACTTTATCTAAGGCTAGCTTTATATGGGAATAAGTCTTATACATTTGGGCTGTATCTAAAAAATTAATTCCACTTTTAATAGCATAGGCTATCATCTCTGCTGACTCTTCTGGGGGAAGGTTTTTCTGCAATGGGCCTGCTGGCAGCACCCCAAAGCATAATTCTGACACCTCTATCCCTGTATTTCCTAACATACGTTTTTCCATATAATAGATTCCTCCTTGCTATATACATGCATAGGTAAAATAGTCACACGCTTTATCCTATTTTCTATTTAATATTTATGTCCATGTATTAGACATATTTTTTTCTAACAAATTAAGCAAAATATAGGCAATCTCATAAAAGCTATTGCCTTCCATACTTGTTTACACATATATATTATATCATACATCTATGATAACACTATGACCTATCATACTTCCATATAAGCCAAAACTCTAGATGCTTAATAATACACTATGAAGATATATTCTAACAAAACTTCCGTGAACTCGTTCCAGCAAGCTGAAACATCGGGGGAATCAGGTGGAGAATCTACTCTACCCGATTTAAAAATCCCACCTACACTAAAAACAAAATCAAGATAAAATATGCCCCCTAGAAAAGGGGGCTATAGAAATAGATGTTAGTAAATTGTATTTACAGATGAATACCTTTAGCTAGTTTATTCAAGCCCTCAACGATCTCCTCATCTGTAAAGCAATACTTCATGCTGGTGAAATTACTTCTTAGTTTTTTTACATCTTCCCTAACATTTTTATTTCTTAAAACAACATCAGCTATAATTTCCGCTAACTGTTCAAATTCCTTCTTATCGAAACCAAATCTCACCATCTCAGAAACTCCAATACGTAAGGCTCCTGATGCAGTAAAGCCTTCTTCCTCTGGCGTTGCCTGATAGTTTACAATAATATTGTTGTCTTCTAATCTGTTGGCTACCTCAGGGCCTGTACCGTAACCTACATTGACCATCACCTGATGGGTCTCAGTATAAGATATCGCAGGGTCTCCTACTACCTCTAAACCGGCTTCCTTCAAGGCTTTTGCAAAATGTTTTGCATTTTCAATAATATTTTTTTGATACGCATCCTTGAAATAATTCATCTCGTAAGCCGCCATCAAAAGTCCCAGCATGGTTCCCAAATGATGATTGCTGACACTTCCAGGGAAAGCTCTTCTTTCAATGGTTTCCCAAAACTCGTATTTAAAGTCTTCTTTTTGATAATTTCCAGCAATAATTCCTCTTTGGGTACCAAAAAACGTCTTATGGGTAGAACCGGTGACAATTTCAGCTCCCTCAGCAAAGGGATTCTGGAAGTAGTCCCCCGCTAATCCAAGAACATGAGCCATATCGTACATAATCGTTGTATTAATTTTTTGTTCATCAACAAATTCTCTAATTTCCTTTACTGGCTCTTTATGCAACACCATGCTTTTGCCAAAGATGATTAGCTCCGGCTTAAATTTATCAATAACTTTCTTTGTTTCTTCAACATCAATCTTAAAATTATTATCCTTTAATACCGGGAAATTCACTACAGCAGATTTTTCAGTAACAGGGTCAATGGCAATATAGTCATGCAAAGCACCCATAGGCTGTGCACTTAGATGGCCACCTTTGATAATATGGTTGTTTAAAACATAACCTAATCGGCTTGCCTCCCTCTTTCGATTCACTCTATTTTTGTAATCCATTAAAGCACTAAAAACCGCTGTATTGGCCATTTGACCACTGATCACCCTTGTCTCAACTTCTGTACAATTAAAGTATTTTTTCAATTCCTCCACCAGCAGATGTTCTACTTCATCGATAAATTTTGTACCCTGATAATAGAAAACATCATAGTCATAGAAAGATTTTATTTTCTTATGTTCAGCATATCTGAAGGAAGGGTCCATAATAGATAGCAGTCTTACAGCACTGGAGTGGGATTGCTCGGAAGGTATCAAATTAATACATTCCTCCTGTCGCCACATGTGATTTTCCAAACTTTTCTCGATCAAGTTCAATGCTTTTGTTTTATAGTCTGATGGAGTATCAACTTTATATATTTCTTCAAAACCGTGAAGAATAGGCCTTGCAAAAGGTGGTGCATCCCCTCTCAAATGATAAGGAGTTATCGCCGCTTTTGCTTTCTTTCCACGGATCTCAACCTCCACCTCATCGTTTACTAAAACATCGCTGTTGACAAGAGCAAGGCCGATGGATCTCATGCCTTTTTCCTCTTTTATGATGGTGTCTAACCCCTGACCCTCTGTCTTAAAGTAAGGTGCCATCGTACCGCTGGTTACATATCCTACCTCTACCCCATCTTTGTATACTTTACACCCGTTTCTCGCAATTCCCTTACCGATCAAGGCAATAGGCTTGATCATCCTTGGCAAATCAGAAATATCTGAGAAATCTCTTTTTATTATTCTCTGTAGGACCTCAAACTGTTTTAGTAGTGCTTTTTTACCAATGTAGTCTCCTTTTGCTTCAGAAAAACTAACAGCAAATTTAGCTAATGGTACAGAATAAATAGGAATTTCCTTACCATCAATATCTAAACCTAGTTCATGACCATAAAGTGGATAACCAGCTTCCATCCTTAAGGTATCCCTTGCTCCAAGACCAGCAGGTGCCGCACCCTTTTCTATTAAAAGGTTCCAAATGGCAACAGCCTCCTCAGATTTGACAAACAGTTCGAAACCTATAGGTTCTCCTGTATAGCCTGTTTTAGCAATGCGTACTTCTTTACCATCTAACGCAACAATATTAAGAGCATTTTTAACAGGTTCCGTCAAATAAGCATCTCCTGAAAGCTCTGCCAAAATATTTTTTGAATCAGGTCCTTGTATAGCAATCATTGCAAGTGCATCAGATTGATTGGTGATTTGGGCATCAAAGGTTTTGATAACTTCTGTCAAATGTGCCCAATCCTTCTCAGCATTGGCCGCATTCACCACCAACAAATATTGATCCTCATAAAAGCGGTACAGATAAGCATCGTCCAGAGCACCACCATTTTCATTAGGGATTATAGTATATTGAGCCTGATTCAAATCTAGCGCTAGAACATTGCTGGTTAAAACATGCTGTAAAAACTTCACTGCTTCTTTTCCAGTGATCACAAATCTTGCCATGTGGGAAATATCAAAAATCCCTGCTTTTTGTCGTGTATAAAGATGCTCCTCACTAATACCTGCTGGATAATTAACAGGCATTTCCCATCCACCAAAGTCCACCATATTCGCCTTTAATCTTAAATGTTCATGAAAAAGTACTGTTCTTTTTAAAGTCTCCATAAGTTCCTCCTTATATTTTCCATTTTTTTAAGGCTGTCATTATAATATTGGTTTTCTTTCTGCTTTGCATTCTTTTTATTTATAAAAAAAAGAATGCAAAGCTAATAAAAGCCTCGCATTCTCTGTTTGTTTACCTGAGAGTATCGCTATATTGAATACAACTTTCTCCTTCGGCGCCTATTTATAGGACTTTTCAGAGGTCCATCCAACAACGATACTTTTGCCTGAGAGTTTCTATGAAGTTTCGGCAGTCTTCATATTGCTCCTTCGGCTATCAAAATGAATGATCAATACATGGATTCACTTGATATCTCCCGTTGCCATCATCTGGTCTAATATTTAATTAAATAGAAATAGTTCGAATTATCTAATAAAATTATATCACAGCTAAAATAATAAAACAACAAAATAAATTTTTACATTTTATTACAGATTAGCTATTTTTCTATAATTTTTCAACAAATTCTTTACCATACTGGCGACATCTTTGTAATGCTTCTGTATCTGGATTCCACATTTCCTTTATCCCATCATCAACTAAAGTAATCTTTGCTTTATCTATTTCCTCTGTAATGATTTTAATATTTTCTCCACTCCAACCATGGCATCCAAAGGCACTTGCCTTTTTATTCCTAAATCCTAGTCCTTTAATCATTTCAAGAATTCCCGCTGCTGAAAATAAAATGCCTTTATTAATGGTTGGAGAGCCTACTAAGAATGCCTTAGATTTAAAGATTTCTGTAATAACATCATTTTTATCAGTTTTAGAGACATTATACAATTTGACGGCAACTTTGTCATCAGCAAATTGAATGCCTTCTGCTATTGCTTCCGCCATTCTTCTTGTCCCATCCCACATCGTATCATAAACTATCGTGATTTGGTTTTCTTGATAGTCCCTTGCCCATTCAAGATATTTATTTACAATCTCAAGTGGATTTTCTCTCCATATCACCCCATGGCTCGGACAAATCATAGCAATAGGTAGATTAAAATTTGTTACTTCTTCGATTTTTTTCATTACTAAGGTGCTAAATGGCGTAAGTATATTTGCATAATATTTTATTGCCTCTTGATGCAATTCGGCACTATCAACATAATCATTAAACAAAAATTCAGATGCATAGTGCTGACCAAAAGCATCATTGCTAAAAAGTATGTTTTCTCCTGTCATATATGTAAACATGCTGTCAGGCCAGTGCAACATTCTTGCTTCT
The sequence above is drawn from the Clostridium formicaceticum genome and encodes:
- a CDS encoding anaerobic nitric oxide reductase flavorubredoxin; this encodes MGHKVTDKVTWVGKIDWELKRFHGNEYSTHRGSSYNAYLIKDEKNVLVDTVWQPFGKAFIENLKKEIHLENIDYIVTNHAEVDHSGGLEELMREIPETPIYCTKNGVKSLKGHYHKSWNFVEVKTGDTLDIGKNKLIFIEARMLHWPDSMFTYMTGENILFSNDAFGQHYASEFLFNDYVDSAELHQEAIKYYANILTPFSTLVMKKIEEVTNFNLPIAMICPSHGVIWRENPLEIVNKYLEWARDYQENQITIVYDTMWDGTRRMAEAIAEGIQFADDKVAVKLYNVSKTDKNDVITEIFKSKAFLVGSPTINKGILFSAAGILEMIKGLGFRNKKASAFGCHGWSGENIKIITEEIDKAKITLVDDGIKEMWNPDTEALQRCRQYGKEFVEKL
- a CDS encoding GerAB/ArcD/ProY family transporter, with product MYQKYKNGEISAIQSFVIILNIIVGSGILGLARSVAEVSQQDAWISVLLNGFFISFIMMIIVYTISKFPKYNFLQYTCCLLGKPLGYFIAIGYSIYAFLVTAVVIRFLSEMVYTWLLPNTPIYIINFIILITAVYMTRNGLTTLARFAEVLVFLLLPFALLIFIGLPQASLINLRPIGGSGISNILKGILPSFFAFAGYEVLLIYYPYISDKQRPIMKYAVMATLSITVLYTATVLSQIALYGPQEIAQVLYPSINYLTAVDFPVVERTEIFFAIFWTFTVLATIGIQYLAGCIVLQSIFSTKKTNFFTYIFAPIIYLLSLYPQNTAEVVEIGEQVANFNLFFGFVLPLTLFFMYFIRGRRAL
- a CDS encoding Ger(x)C family spore germination protein yields the protein MRKIAKLLAIILLVFPLIGCWDSTNLENLLIVYGLGIDISQENPEQYFFTIGFPTIIPEAPENKHEVSTEAPSLGKAKSNFQQKVYRQISYDNIRVVIFSEKVAKEGIMVHVDAMLREPLYRGTTRFAVFIDKAVDLLAMEPPVSLFVSTFIFDAIEQNHQSTVVPISTLRSFSHEYYSDGIEPSMPFICYGADDNELNVGCVALFQGDKLIERLRGRNSRSFMLLKGEIQRGIYTFELMGGFVSLNLKGGKSKIKTKIIDGELHIFQDIFINSVLAEHTPKHNMLENNKIEELETQLAREIKNDLKNVLEILQNELKNDNIGYGKYVKANHPEYFDAENWNHQFSKAIIHINPNVRIRTLGVTP
- a CDS encoding aldo/keto reductase; the protein is MEKRMLGNTGIEVSELCFGVLPAGPLQKNLPPEESAEMIAYAIKSGINFLDTAQMYKTYSHIKLALDKVSTRPVIASKSTALTYEEMEEAILESLEAMGLEDIDIFHLHAAKAEADVFEVRKGALQCLLDYKAKGIIKAIGISTHNVKVVEAAAVRREIDVVFPIINKAGRGIIGGSVEEMRKAIALCTQNGKGIYLMKVLGGGTLIDEYSSSVDFSRSIEGVASISIGMVSKEEVLYNVKYFNGERDLEGIISIKSKKNPRIPQHMCASCGKCIEACHSDAIYFNESEKACIDLSKCVQCGYCAVACPHFCIRIV
- a CDS encoding spore germination protein translates to MRFFKKFFSTKKSSNIDQKIANKTFTDLTISKNIDTTKSHLETAFEDCDDIIYRKLNLYSKNGRTQILLVFFNNLVNSKEVNDNIIRPLNHYGLVNQENHPIENFTLEIAEELVNVNNINYIHSFQEIIEAILSGNTILLMDGYTDGLALNTIGGDTRNVEESPVENIIRGPRDSFVENVHTNIGLIRQKIKSTFLKSKKLVIGNETHTTVSVIYMENIVNKQALEKLISKLEEIQIDGIFESGYIEQYLESSPYSPFPQMQITERPDKACGNLLEGRIIVLVDGSPLALILPTSFFQLFQSPEDYYERILYGNFTRILRFIGFIIATSFPSIYVALISFHQQMLPMDLIVDLSRTRAQVPFPPVVEALLMEFTIEILREASARLPGTIGQTVGIVGAIVIGDAAIQANLASPTMIIVVAITALGSYILPHYSSSYALRMVRFPMILMAATFGAFGIIIAWSWVIIHLCSLDSLGYPYLSPLAPIDSDIKKDALIRSNLWRFKYRPKTANNSHESRWR
- the gcvT gene encoding glycine cleavage system aminomethyltransferase GcvT codes for the protein METLKRTVLFHEHLRLKANMVDFGGWEMPVNYPAGISEEHLYTRQKAGIFDISHMARFVITGKEAVKFLQHVLTSNVLALDLNQAQYTIIPNENGGALDDAYLYRFYEDQYLLVVNAANAEKDWAHLTEVIKTFDAQITNQSDALAMIAIQGPDSKNILAELSGDAYLTEPVKNALNIVALDGKEVRIAKTGYTGEPIGFELFVKSEEAVAIWNLLIEKGAAPAGLGARDTLRMEAGYPLYGHELGLDIDGKEIPIYSVPLAKFAVSFSEAKGDYIGKKALLKQFEVLQRIIKRDFSDISDLPRMIKPIALIGKGIARNGCKVYKDGVEVGYVTSGTMAPYFKTEGQGLDTIIKEEKGMRSIGLALVNSDVLVNDEVEVEIRGKKAKAAITPYHLRGDAPPFARPILHGFEEIYKVDTPSDYKTKALNLIEKSLENHMWRQEECINLIPSEQSHSSAVRLLSIMDPSFRYAEHKKIKSFYDYDVFYYQGTKFIDEVEHLLVEELKKYFNCTEVETRVISGQMANTAVFSALMDYKNRVNRKREASRLGYVLNNHIIKGGHLSAQPMGALHDYIAIDPVTEKSAVVNFPVLKDNNFKIDVEETKKVIDKFKPELIIFGKSMVLHKEPVKEIREFVDEQKINTTIMYDMAHVLGLAGDYFQNPFAEGAEIVTGSTHKTFFGTQRGIIAGNYQKEDFKYEFWETIERRAFPGSVSNHHLGTMLGLLMAAYEMNYFKDAYQKNIIENAKHFAKALKEAGLEVVGDPAISYTETHQVMVNVGYGTGPEVANRLEDNNIIVNYQATPEEEGFTASGALRIGVSEMVRFGFDKKEFEQLAEIIADVVLRNKNVREDVKKLRSNFTSMKYCFTDEEIVEGLNKLAKGIHL